CGGCTGAGGCTGTCATCACAGATGTAGCACCCTGATATATATTGCCTGTCACACCATAGGACACTCGCAGCTTAAGGAAGCTTAGCCAAGGGGCAAAATCCCGTACGAAACCCTCGTTATGCACATTCCATCCGGCACCTACCGACCACAGAGGCTTGCCACGGAACTTGGAATTGAGACCGAACACATCGGCATAGTCCTTACGGAACGAACCGAACACATTGTACTTCTCATCGTAAGTGTATGTGAGGTTGGCATATCCTGAGCCGTAACGGTGATTGACCTCGGGTACGAGACCCATACCATCCTCCATATAGGGACCGAACACAAACTGATTGCAAGGGTAGCCTCCGGCCTCCAACATGAATAGCGGGCTGTTGCGCATCTGGCTAAGCTTGCCGAAGTCGACAGTGTGAGTGGAGCTTGACTGCAACTGCTCATCGTATCCGAGAGCAAGAGCCTTGGTGCCCTTGCTGGTTGTCTCGCGGAACTCCAGACCGGCTATGGCTGCAATATCGTGCTTGCCGAATGTGCGGGAGTAGTTTAGCTGACCGCGGGCAGTCCAGTAGTTGCCCTCGATCTCATTGGTCTGAAGGAAACCGCCCGAGCGTGGAGTATAGTAATCCACTGTGCCCTCGGCAGTGCGGTAAGCGAATGCGTTACGCATAGATCTCGCAGCATGGCTCTTTTCCGTTGCAAGATGCTTCTGATTCTGAGTGTCAACCTCATAGATGAACTGAGCATTAGCAGTAAGACCGGGAAGAATCCTGAAGAGCAGATCGCCATGGTAACGCATGTTCTGACGACGGTCGGTCTGAGTGTTGTTGTACATCTCATCCACGACATTCACGCCAAGATTGTGCATACCTTCACCCGGATCCCACCATTCATTACCGTTATACCATGGGTACTGAAGCTTGATAGAGCCATCTGCATTATAGAAAGGATAGTAAGGAGCAAAAGCCCATGGGTTATCAGCCGAACTGTTATAATCAGATCCATAAGTACGATCGGTAGAGTATATAGAGTTGATCGACACTGTGGCAGTAAGCCATTTGGCAATATCGAAGCTACCTTTGTAAGATATGTTAAGCCACTCGGACTTGTGATTGATCATGCCGCTGTTGTCGTGCTTATAATTCAGGACAATGCTGTTGCGCGACTTGTCGGACGCACTGCGCAGGGCGATGTTGTACTGCTGGACCAACTGACGGCGATACACATTGTCGGCATAGTCACGAGCAAAGTTGTTGCCTTTCAGCCCGTCAATTATGCTGTTGAGCTGATTACGGTCAATGGCTCCTGTGGCAAGCTGATAATAAGAGTAGTCGATAAGACTCGGGTATGCCTGTCCGGTTTTCAATCCCTGAAGGAAACTTTTAATATTCTGCTCAGGGTCATTGTTGCGGACGTCATCCTTGACGAAATATTTGTATTCCATATATTCAGTCTCAGCCTTGATGTGCTCTTCGGGAGTCATATAGAAATTGTCGTGATAGTCCATGTTCCTGTTCTCGTACCATGTGAGGTTGGCAGAAAAATCTATATCGATCTTACCTTTCTTTTTAGCATTCTTGGTTGTGACCACTATAATGCCGTTGGCAGCACGCGCACCATATATAGCGGATGCGGATGCGTCCTTGAGCACATTGACACTCTCGATGTCATAAGGATTGATATCATCGAGGCTACCCTCGATAGGCAGACCGTCAACCACAAGCAGCGGAGCAGTAGAGCCGCTGAGGGTGCCGACGCCACGGATGATGGGCTTGCCCCCATAGGTGGAT
The nucleotide sequence above comes from Duncaniella freteri. Encoded proteins:
- a CDS encoding SusC/RagA family TonB-linked outer membrane protein produces the protein MKKVLLALLLAVTLLVPLDGYARAYNVSFDKATPEAVINTLKHDTGLEFVYQKDILKAAKSPVTCNYTGLTLEQMLNRVISVNMFLDYEVVDKTVILKRPNVGVDIVKGDIKGVVYDVEENEPLAGATIMIDGTTKITVSDVDGKFTISDVTALNPMVTAVFVGMKPVSVKVTPKNMHDIRFNMETHVTMMSEVVVTGYQDIKKEKMTGSVATISSEKLEERYTLNLLDNLEGRVAGLSTYGGKPIIRGVGTLSGSTAPLLVVDGLPIEGSLDDINPYDIESVNVLKDASASAIYGARAANGIIVVTTKNAKKKGKIDIDFSANLTWYENRNMDYHDNFYMTPEEHIKAETEYMEYKYFVKDDVRNNDPEQNIKSFLQGLKTGQAYPSLIDYSYYQLATGAIDRNQLNSIIDGLKGNNFARDYADNVYRRQLVQQYNIALRSASDKSRNSIVLNYKHDNSGMINHKSEWLNISYKGSFDIAKWLTATVSINSIYSTDRTYGSDYNSSADNPWAFAPYYPFYNADGSIKLQYPWYNGNEWWDPGEGMHNLGVNVVDEMYNNTQTDRRQNMRYHGDLLFRILPGLTANAQFIYEVDTQNQKHLATEKSHAARSMRNAFAYRTAEGTVDYYTPRSGGFLQTNEIEGNYWTARGQLNYSRTFGKHDIAAIAGLEFRETTSKGTKALALGYDEQLQSSSTHTVDFGKLSQMRNSPLFMLEAGGYPCNQFVFGPYMEDGMGLVPEVNHRYGSGYANLTYTYDEKYNVFGSFRKDYADVFGLNSKFRGKPLWSVGAGWNVHNEGFVRDFAPWLSFLKLRVSYGVTGNIYQGATSVMTASAGEINGNTNLPFGTVTSPANPDLRWEQNRTTNVGLDFSLFNYRLRGSFDFYNKVGKDIFNGINLDPTTGFTSIVANAASIRNRGVELVASYDWFVPRSRRDFSWTTSLTFTYNTNEVTDVENPATIAHQLISKPYKVGYPVNAMWSYRFAGISDKIGQEGQTLFYVENGAVQHNASGRSIDILEFSGQSDPKYIMGIDNTFKWNGLSLGFVLAYYGGHKMRALAQTEVFNTFTSPMASYFVDAWTPENKTDVPGLGIYSSTLIGSEPSYSNTAVRDASFLKLRNIVLGYTIPETWLRRFGINLLTVSFQVNNPKALWTANDIGVDPETLGIRRPTSYMVGLNLNL